A window of the Methanothrix sp. genome harbors these coding sequences:
- a CDS encoding SdrD B-like domain-containing protein, translating into MWSASASDPDGDALEYQFVLDGSVVRDWSPDNTWAWSTTEGEAGSHNVTVAVRDNKNESVSTSAQYIIEARVVPNNPPVIESLVSSPESPQVAGTVVMWSASASDPDGDALEYQFLLDGSVVRDWSSDSTWAWSTTEQDIGVHAIAAGVRDNRHATNGTADSTVAEEYEILRAAAPENVTAPANVTENVTAPVNVTVPINVTPPVTEENVVLPVMSISGYKFNDLNGNGVMDSGEAGLDGWTIVLTMPNQTEIQTTTGFDGYYRFDGLSPGLYTVRELAKAGWDPTTSENQQVNLTDSDVTGINFGNRARAYSISGTLFDDKNNNGVNDGEPGVKGWEVRLTRPDATESVVTTGDDGTYRFENLTPGVYTLRVVLQAGWNASASTREVSITDSDQSGVDFGLQMIGFTISGRVFSDLNANGANDGEPGLSGWTVKLTMPDGSEQTAVTADDGFYSFDRLLPGTYRVEAVKQEGWSQTAPKAGAHTVEVKDSSVPHIDFGYAGLRSISGVVFNDINANGLREEGEGGVKGWSVTLVQGGNVTAMTETGADGSYKFEGLSPGTYRVELIPQDGWKATTESKEIKLETSDVSFDIGVAGSLSIKGMKYYDLNANKVRDEGEPGIPGSDVNLIENGKVVRSTKTAEDGSYTFDNVAPGTYTISDPLPEGYVVVTSSTITVTVTTSTVLDASFGIAGVYTISGKKFNDLNGDGSDAGDPGIPGWGIVLDGTTSLGVHITETQYTGSDGSYTFDHVAPGTYKISELSRPGWTQTYPGGDGSHTVTITSSSVSGKNFGNRYVSTKASVWGTKFNDKNNNGVRDAGEQGLPGWEIKISNSTYTRTAITDSDGWYNFTGLDAGTYTVTETLKPGWSNTKPSGGSYTITLSSGETKTGVDFGNFKSLPTGATLTSDKPSPQNVGTTIVWTASATSTVPLEYSFWLKGPSTSGLWQERRSWSSDNTWSWNTAGLQPGTYDVRVWIRDNYYSDTGDIQVTKSFTLKETNRPPHLRLIMVDRPSPQYPGAWVSFRAVAHDPERDPLQYKFLLKGPSTGYTWVEMTSWTSRDIWTWRTSFFDIGYNEIMVYVKDGKHSTDYDDKKICGYMILGFVPRPNLPPVITSFGSSLPSPQYAGSTVTWSATAIDPEGYQVYYRFMLNGPSTGYTWRVVQDWSLSNTWTWRTSDIDIGRSQVIVQIRDGLHAPPTGWDDQASAAFSIIAKPNLPPVITSLTADKPSPQYSGTQIKWTAVATDPDRDPVYYRFWLKGPSTGNTWQIVRDWSTSNTWTWSPDLGDVGDYTVFVYARDGKHATPNSYDSAKGQVYRLLQPRLDIVTGAQLRDQIKDSPRLISTDRGFVLVCQSWERGRSSNGDIRIQTYDASMKQLGSKLLTSDAAYQDRPSVVYDGKNYYVVYVSKEKGNMDIFMKKLDLSLNVLETRQLTTSPSDQDSPALLKVGEDFFLAYQSWEGGRQTSGDIYITRFDSTWKPLRSVRLTADSYYQDMPSIVLASGYIYVSYVSEDRGNLDVVVKKLDTNLNLLDTRRLTSGSVDEDQPYMLWSNGEFMLVYKSEEGVMLERYRRDWSSIEKSLVLSGDLDWPSIAYGGGRYWLSYVDGNSIYATPLKITSALPPCDVRASFSSRRANRDYLMTLRFYNNYGELTDPTSLRMTWSPQDAARQGSTLSRIATGMYRMRSKFGAPGEKSFRITATIDGSQLDKTIRVTVR; encoded by the coding sequence ATGTGGAGTGCGAGTGCATCAGATCCTGACGGAGATGCGCTTGAGTACCAGTTCGTGCTTGACGGCAGCGTTGTTAGGGACTGGTCACCTGATAACACATGGGCATGGTCGACGACTGAGGGAGAAGCAGGATCGCACAATGTGACGGTTGCTGTCAGGGATAATAAGAACGAGTCTGTATCGACATCAGCACAGTACATCATAGAGGCGAGGGTTGTACCGAACAATCCGCCAGTGATCGAGAGTCTGGTATCGTCTCCTGAGTCGCCGCAGGTTGCCGGTACAGTGGTCATGTGGAGTGCGAGTGCATCAGATCCTGACGGAGATGCGCTTGAGTACCAGTTCTTGCTCGATGGCAGCGTTGTTAGGGACTGGTCATCTGATAGCACATGGGCATGGTCTACAACAGAGCAGGATATCGGGGTGCATGCGATAGCTGCAGGAGTCAGGGACAACAGGCATGCTACAAACGGCACCGCTGACAGCACAGTTGCTGAGGAGTATGAGATTCTGAGAGCTGCGGCTCCAGAGAATGTTACCGCGCCTGCCAATGTAACAGAGAACGTGACTGCTCCCGTGAACGTAACAGTTCCGATAAATGTGACGCCTCCTGTCACAGAGGAGAATGTGGTTCTGCCGGTGATGAGCATATCCGGCTACAAGTTCAATGATCTGAACGGGAACGGCGTTATGGACTCAGGCGAGGCTGGCCTGGACGGATGGACGATCGTTCTTACGATGCCAAACCAGACTGAGATCCAGACCACGACCGGATTCGACGGCTACTACAGGTTCGATGGTCTCTCGCCAGGGTTGTACACTGTGAGGGAGCTTGCAAAAGCTGGCTGGGATCCGACCACCTCTGAGAACCAGCAGGTGAACCTGACCGATTCAGATGTGACAGGCATCAACTTCGGCAACAGGGCCAGAGCGTACTCAATAAGCGGCACTTTGTTCGATGATAAGAACAACAACGGCGTCAATGACGGTGAGCCGGGCGTGAAGGGATGGGAGGTGCGCCTGACGAGACCTGATGCCACAGAGAGCGTTGTGACGACCGGAGACGATGGCACGTACAGATTCGAGAATCTGACGCCCGGCGTCTATACGCTCCGGGTTGTTCTCCAGGCCGGATGGAACGCAAGCGCTTCAACTAGAGAGGTCAGCATCACAGACTCCGATCAGAGCGGTGTGGACTTCGGATTACAGATGATCGGGTTCACGATATCCGGCAGGGTCTTCAGCGATCTCAATGCGAACGGCGCCAACGATGGCGAGCCCGGGCTTTCAGGATGGACAGTGAAGCTGACGATGCCAGATGGAAGCGAGCAGACTGCGGTCACAGCGGATGACGGATTCTACTCCTTCGACCGTCTCTTGCCCGGCACCTACAGGGTCGAGGCTGTGAAACAGGAAGGCTGGAGCCAGACCGCGCCAAAGGCCGGAGCGCACACGGTGGAGGTCAAGGACTCAAGCGTGCCACACATCGATTTCGGATATGCAGGTTTAAGATCGATATCAGGGGTGGTATTCAACGACATCAACGCCAACGGTCTCAGGGAGGAGGGCGAGGGTGGAGTCAAGGGCTGGAGCGTGACCCTCGTGCAGGGCGGAAATGTCACCGCCATGACCGAGACGGGAGCGGATGGATCGTACAAATTCGAGGGTCTCTCGCCTGGCACCTACAGGGTGGAGCTGATCCCGCAGGACGGCTGGAAGGCGACGACAGAGAGCAAGGAGATAAAGCTCGAAACTTCTGATGTGAGCTTCGATATTGGCGTTGCCGGAAGCCTGTCCATAAAGGGTATGAAGTACTACGATCTGAACGCGAACAAGGTCAGGGACGAGGGCGAGCCTGGAATTCCGGGGAGCGATGTGAACCTGATCGAGAACGGGAAGGTCGTGAGGAGCACAAAGACAGCCGAGGATGGATCATACACATTCGACAATGTCGCACCTGGAACGTACACGATCAGCGATCCGCTGCCTGAGGGCTATGTGGTTGTGACGTCATCGACTATAACTGTAACAGTGACCACGAGCACAGTCCTTGATGCCAGCTTCGGTATAGCAGGCGTTTACACCATCTCAGGAAAGAAGTTCAACGATCTTAACGGAGATGGAAGTGATGCTGGCGATCCCGGGATCCCGGGATGGGGCATAGTACTGGATGGCACCACAAGTCTGGGCGTGCACATAACGGAAACGCAGTACACGGGCTCTGATGGATCGTATACTTTCGATCACGTAGCGCCTGGCACGTACAAGATCAGCGAGCTCTCCAGACCTGGCTGGACGCAGACATATCCAGGAGGGGATGGATCCCACACGGTCACAATCACCAGCTCAAGCGTATCAGGAAAGAACTTCGGCAACAGGTACGTCTCGACGAAGGCCTCTGTCTGGGGAACCAAGTTCAACGATAAGAACAACAACGGTGTCAGGGATGCTGGAGAGCAGGGCCTTCCGGGATGGGAGATAAAGATAAGCAACAGCACCTACACCAGGACAGCGATCACAGACAGCGACGGATGGTACAACTTCACGGGTCTTGATGCCGGAACATACACAGTCACAGAGACCCTGAAGCCGGGCTGGAGCAATACAAAGCCCAGCGGCGGATCCTACACGATAACGCTCAGCTCAGGCGAGACAAAGACCGGCGTCGACTTCGGCAACTTCAAGTCCCTTCCGACGGGCGCAACGCTGACGTCTGATAAACCCAGTCCGCAGAACGTCGGAACGACGATAGTCTGGACCGCGAGCGCCACATCCACTGTGCCACTGGAGTACAGCTTCTGGCTCAAGGGGCCATCGACATCAGGGCTCTGGCAGGAGCGCAGGAGCTGGTCGTCTGACAACACATGGTCCTGGAACACGGCTGGACTGCAGCCAGGCACATATGATGTGCGCGTATGGATAAGGGACAACTACTACAGCGATACCGGTGATATCCAGGTCACGAAGAGCTTCACTCTCAAGGAGACCAACAGGCCGCCGCACCTGAGGCTGATAATGGTCGACAGGCCGAGCCCGCAGTACCCCGGCGCATGGGTCAGCTTCAGAGCAGTAGCGCATGATCCTGAGAGGGATCCGCTGCAGTACAAGTTCCTGCTGAAAGGACCCTCGACGGGATACACGTGGGTGGAGATGACATCCTGGACATCCAGGGACATCTGGACTTGGAGGACATCGTTCTTCGATATCGGTTACAACGAGATAATGGTCTACGTCAAGGACGGCAAGCACTCTACGGATTATGACGACAAGAAGATCTGCGGCTACATGATCCTGGGGTTCGTACCGCGCCCCAACCTGCCGCCTGTGATCACGAGCTTCGGCTCAAGCCTGCCGAGCCCGCAGTATGCAGGGAGCACGGTGACATGGAGCGCTACAGCGATCGATCCCGAGGGCTACCAGGTCTACTACAGGTTCATGCTGAACGGCCCGTCGACAGGCTACACATGGAGGGTTGTGCAGGACTGGTCTCTCTCGAATACATGGACCTGGAGGACATCCGATATTGACATCGGAAGATCCCAGGTAATCGTCCAGATCAGGGACGGTCTGCATGCTCCACCGACAGGATGGGATGACCAGGCCAGCGCTGCGTTCAGCATTATAGCGAAGCCGAACCTGCCGCCTGTGATAACATCGCTCACAGCAGACAAACCGAGCCCGCAGTACAGCGGAACCCAGATCAAATGGACCGCAGTGGCCACAGATCCAGACAGGGACCCGGTCTACTACAGGTTCTGGCTGAAGGGCCCATCGACCGGTAACACGTGGCAGATAGTCAGGGACTGGTCGACCTCGAACACCTGGACCTGGAGCCCGGATCTTGGAGATGTGGGCGATTACACGGTCTTCGTCTACGCCAGGGATGGAAAGCATGCTACACCGAACTCCTACGACAGCGCAAAGGGTCAGGTCTACAGGCTGCTCCAGCCGAGGCTGGATATTGTGACAGGAGCACAGCTCAGGGACCAGATCAAGGACTCGCCCAGGCTCATATCCACAGACAGGGGATTCGTGCTGGTCTGCCAGTCATGGGAGCGCGGCAGGAGCAGCAACGGTGACATCAGGATACAGACATATGACGCATCGATGAAGCAGCTGGGCAGCAAGCTTCTGACAAGTGACGCAGCTTACCAGGACAGGCCCTCAGTTGTCTACGACGGAAAGAACTACTATGTTGTTTACGTCTCCAAAGAGAAGGGCAACATGGACATCTTCATGAAGAAGCTCGACCTGAGCCTGAACGTGCTGGAGACCAGACAGCTCACAACATCTCCAAGCGATCAGGACTCTCCGGCGCTGCTGAAGGTGGGTGAGGATTTCTTCCTGGCATACCAGTCATGGGAGGGTGGAAGGCAGACAAGCGGTGACATCTACATCACACGCTTCGACTCCACATGGAAGCCCCTCAGGAGCGTGAGGCTCACAGCCGACAGCTACTACCAGGATATGCCCTCCATCGTCCTGGCCAGCGGCTACATCTACGTCTCTTATGTGTCAGAGGATCGCGGGAATCTCGATGTGGTCGTCAAGAAGCTCGACACGAACCTCAACCTGCTGGACACAAGAAGGCTTACGTCCGGATCAGTGGATGAGGATCAGCCGTACATGCTCTGGAGCAATGGGGAGTTCATGCTGGTGTACAAGAGTGAAGAGGGGGTAATGCTGGAGAGGTACAGGCGCGACTGGAGCAGCATCGAGAAGAGCCTCGTGCTGAGCGGAGATCTCGACTGGCCATCCATCGCTTATGGTGGCGGGCGCTACTGGTTATCATACGTAGATGGCAACAGCATCTACGCCACGCCCCTGAAGATAACAAGCGCTCTGCCGCCCTGTGATGTCAGGGCTAGCTTCAGCTCGAGAAGGGCGAACAGGGATTACCTGATGACCCTCAGGTTCTACAACAACTACGGTGAGCTCACCGACCCGACGTCGCTGAGGATGACCTGGAGCCCGCAGGATGCAGCCAGGCAGGGAAGCACCCTCAGCAGGATTGCAACAGGCATGTACAGGATGCGCTCGAAGTTCGGCGCTCCGGGGGAGAAGAGCTTCAGGATAACGGCGACAATCGATGGAAGCCAGCTCGACAAGACCATCAGGGTCACAGTGAGATGA